A window of Plasmodium brasilianum strain Bolivian I chromosome 8, whole genome shotgun sequence contains these coding sequences:
- a CDS encoding hypothetical protein (conserved Plasmodium protein), with product MQKFSKYAYHKIINNDNHNTNKIINRPFNHIFLHYQVIQENIHEKCKFLLTDCKPFNILKDYIVEKKHIANEKWKKEKKTFSHINCKNEVTYYRKNNVDNVSISHNLYASLKNIFVLIDKINRFLVVNNLQKCRNISPCRIVEYNVYINERLYLFCLHVPDEFVNETLHEIEKILRDKDFVELCREIKNLNFNELASFFNIYNNIIGKKYNEQCDNNFKIFFFFQDVEKFILQNLCISIHNIITNANNKIIHNENISKKYSSSNKINFHRMYMEILSILNVLKNNNKLYVNFIDFILFIQFKAVYKHNHHYNYSYSINLIQVIHKVLFSQLNYLYTTKPYEEEEFIYENFFTVLNDNYFYIEKEKFTWNYIEKHYEDIKPYRSLRTTSLGSRDIKKKNIDLDEDRKNKNFSRCVQEKNCSHSENHLYNDGKYYPTQNDNKNELKRSDNKNACYQKKLLNCSEYVNTDDLTYNCKNAYFLINITENEYKRISKGIEDLYLLHYGIILLTIIVKKIKYMENRNALIDEVRILRTVNILMHVNNTKLINLNKLINEKATFLKEFSSIQCGKESLNFLLFVDFIFNTLKNVKYDNKCIKRITQEYDTNKYFLEILSLASIKHYSVKSNIISENEASTDEMEKNEKKIISKINRNINFLTSEIILTFSNYTTSSPYSCNDISCNDDMTTIYMSYIFNDLYFQNNHKIIKFVFSYFLKHFKDINSVLKLNKINIYFQYITIYNFLKLFKNEVNKPSTEYHNVLKMFMECFDNNLYHKVNEDSSFNNIHDNNSDGIFYVDIKIEQYLHFLNKLWYFYFLSKKLITNCEFLSHFNYHFYLTFHMINQYVQKYMNNSELFTIFVNKCINKITGILVIQKYFNIYIEEDLIKHLSKIIYLAHNIISRENKRKILMYILPFIKQPKRNMDNLKNFLIDKEIAQNGVNNILLNNYKKDELHIYKCEKEEKRISFVQQVKSNICEERKKTNFNHNPCNDYEQYEKYNLNEMLLYLGCKKKNIAQIIEKLEKNKNYKINNNELYELLSEHMKECILIKKENVILKNKLNYIVLNFEKFISSYVSGIVSNKSLFMEENGYNHMNSTGCNNIVAKMEECNSILKGEYNTKEGNEMVVVNEDENPHNISIKFDYHQVKVKNEYFYELKKYENQSNIKINNILINMYMYNPHICAKNKNSFISKHKTKQKKMIILPYDTYKNIKKLVIYNDCESVNLFKRLNNSIYLLFLKMKFFFNKTN from the exons atgcaaaaattttCGAAATATGCCTACCACAAGATTATCAATAACGACAATCACAAcactaataaaataattaaccGTCCATTTAACCATATTTTTCTGCATTATCAAGTAATACAAGAGAATATTCATGAAAAATGTAAGTTCCTGTTAACAGACTGCAAACCTTTTAACATCCTTAAAGACTATATTGTGGAGAAAAAACACATAGCTAAtgagaaatggaaaaaagaaaaaaagactttttctcatattaattgtaaaaaCGAAGTAACAtattacagaaaaaataatgtagaCAATGTTTCAATCAGccataatttatatgcatCCCTAAAAAACATTTTCGTATTAATCGACAAAATAAATCGTTTCTTAGTTGTAAacaatttacaaaaatgcaGAAATATATCGCCATGCAGAATAGTTGAAtataatgtgtatataaatgaacgcctttatcttttttgtcTACACGTACCGGACGAATTTGTAAACGAAACCTTACACGAAATAGAGAAAATTTTGCGAGATAAAGATTTTGTTGAACTGTGcagagaaattaaaaatttaaattttaatgaattagcttcctttttcaatatatacaataatataattggaaaaaaatataatgaacaatgtgataacaattttaaaatttttttcttttttcaagaTGTGGAAAagtttattttacaaaatttatgtatatcaatacataatataattacaaatgctaataataaaataattcataacgaaaacatttcaaaaaaatatagttcgAGTAATAAGATAAATTTTCATCGAATGTATATGGAAATATTAAGTATACTAaacgttttaaaaaataataataaattatatgtaaactttattgattttatattatttatacaatttAAAGCTGTTTATAAGCATAATCACCACtataattattcttattcaattaatttaattcaaGTAATACACAAAGTCCTTTTTTCACagttaaattatttgtatacaACAAAGCCTTATGAAGAGgaagaatttatatatgaaaatttttttacagtgCTAAATGAcaattacttttatatagaaaaagaaaaatttacgTGGAATTACATTGAAAAACACTATGAAGACATCAAACCTTATAGAAGTCTTCGTACAACTAGCCTGGGCAGTAGAGAtatcaaaaagaaaaacattgACCTTGATGAGGATCGTAAAAACAAGAATTTTAGTAGATGCgtacaagaaaaaaattgctcTCATAGTGaaaatcatttatataatgatgGCAAATATTACCCAACACAGAACGATAACAAGAATGAACTAAAACGCagtgataataaaaatgcatgTTATCAGAAAAAACTATTGAATTGTAGCGAGTATGTTAATACAGATGATCTAACATATAATTGCAAGAATGCATATTTTCTCATTAACATAACAGAGAATGAATATAAACGTATTTCCAAAGGTATTGAAGATCTCTATTTATTGCATTACGGTATTATATTGCTAACTATAAttgtcaaaaaaataaagtacatGGAAAATAGGAATGCTCTTATTGATGAGGTACGTATACTAAGGACAGTTAACATATTGATGCATGTAAATAATACCAAACTAATTAATCtcaataaattaataaatgaaaaggcTACATTTTTAAAGGAGTTTTCCTCAATTCAGTGTGGTAAGGAGTCCTtgaattttttactatttgtggacttcatttttaataccttaaaaaatgtgaaatatgataataagtgtataaaaagaataaccCAAGAATATgacacaaataaatattttttagaaattcTGTCCTTAGCTA gcATCAAGCATTATTCTGTCAAATCAAACATAATAAGCGAAAATGAAGCTTCAACTGATGAGAtggaaaaaaacgaaaaaaagataattagcaaaataaatagaaatattaatttccTAACAAGTGAAATCATTTTAACCTTTTCAAATTACACAACATCATCACCCTATTCGTGTAATGATATTTCCTGCAATGATGATATGACTACTATCTATATGtcctatatatttaatgatttatattttcaaaataatcataaaataataaaatttgtattttcctattttttaaaacattttaaggATATTAATTCTGTATTAaaactaaataaaattaacatatattttcagtacataacaatttataattttttaaaactattCAAAAATGAAGTTAACAAACCGTCTACAGAGTACCATAACGTTTTAAAGATGTTCATGGAATGTTTTGATAACAACCTTTATCATAAGGTTAATGAAGATTCGTCTTTTAACAATATTCATGATAACAATTCTGATGGAATTTTTTATGTGGACATTAAAATAGAACAGTACCTgcactttttaaataagttatggtacttttattttttatcaaaaaagtTGATTACCAATTGTGAATTTCTAAGCCATTTTAATTATCACTTTTATTTAACGTTCCATATGATTAATCAGTATGTGCAAAAATACATGAACAATTCAGAATTATTTAccatttttgttaataagtgcataaataaaataacaggCATATTGGTGATTCAAAAGtactttaatatatacatagagGAGGATTTAATTAAACACTTATCGAAAATTATTTACCTAgcacataatataataagcAGAGAGAATAAAAGAAAGATACTCATGTACATTCTTCCTTTTATAAAACAGCCGAAAAGAAATAtggataatttaaaaaattttttaattgataAAGAAATAGCTCAAAATggtgtaaataatatactgctaaataattacaaaaaagatgaacttcatatttataaatgtgaaaaggaggaaaaaCGCATTTCATTTGTGCAACAGGTAAAAAGCAATATATGtgaagagagaaaaaaaacgAACTTTAATCATAATCCTTGTAATGATTATGAACAATATGAaaagtataatttaaatgaaatgcTGCTTTATCTTGgttgtaagaaaaaaaatatagcacaaattatagaaaaactggaaaaaaataaaaattacaaaataaataataatgaattgTATGAACTGTTAAGTGAGCATATGAAGGAATGcattctaataaaaaaagaaaatgtaatattaaaaaataaattaaactaTATTGTGTTAAATTtcgaaaaatttatttcctCCTATGTTAGCGGTATTGTATCGAATAAATCCCTTTTCATGGAAGAAAATGGGTATAATCACATGAACAGTACAGGTTGCAACAACATAGTGGCCAAAATGGAGGAATGTAATAGCATCCTTAAGGGTGAATACAATACTAAAGAAGGAAACGAAATGGTAGTAGTAAATGAAGATGAAAACCCCCATAATATAAGCATAAAATTCGACTATCACCAAGTTAAGGTAAAGAATGAGTATTTTTAcgaattgaaaaaatatgaaaatcagagtaacataaaaattaacaatatacttataaatatgtatatgtacaatccgcatatatgtgcaaagaataaaaatagtttCATATCAAAACATAAAAcgaaacaaaagaaaatgataattcTACCATACGAtacgtataaaaatattaagaagtTGGTTATTTATAACGACTGTGAGAgtgtaaatttatttaagcGTTTGAACAACTcgatttatttacttttccttaaaatgaaatttttttttaataaaacaaattaa
- a CDS encoding 60S ribosomal protein L44, with protein MVNVPKTRKTYCSNKCKKHTMHKVSQYKKGKERLSALGRRRYDMKQKGFGGQTKPVFKKKAKTTKKIVLKLECTKCKKKRFQTLKRCKTFEMGADKKKKGAVY; from the exons ATGGTGAATGTTCCCAAAACAAGAAAAACCTACTGCAGTAATAAATGCAAAAAGCACACCATGCATAAAGTTAGTCAGTATAAAAAGGGAAAGGAAAGATTATCAGCATTAGGAAGAAGAAGATATGATATGAAACAAAAGGGTTTCGGTGGTCAAACAAAAcctgtttttaaaaaaaaagcgaaaactacaaaaaaaattgttctcAAATTg GAATGCACAAAATGTAAGAAGAAGAGATTTCAGACCTTGAAAAGATGCAAAACATTTGAAATGGGAGCAGacaaaaagaagaaaggaGCAGTATATTAA
- a CDS encoding 1-cys-glutaredoxin-like protein-1 — MIVKNRFGIFFLLRKNIICSRNTNFFSFIRVSKINFSNSFQDKKNGISEQQTNNSTDQFKDFEKTDVYQTLKVKIKEVLEQEKIVLFMKGTPEKPLCGFSANVVRILNSMNVKDYIYIDVMKNNNLREAIKIYSNWPYIPHLYINNNFIGGYDIIADLYNKGELADIIK, encoded by the exons atgataGTAAAAAACAGATTTGGGATATTCTTTctgttaagaaaaaatataatatgcagTAGAAATACCaacttcttttcttttattagaGTGTCAAAAATTAACTTTAGCAATTCTTTTCAAGATAAGAAAAATGGGATATCAGAACAACAGACAAACAACAGTACTGATCAATTTAAAGATTTTGAAAAAACGGATGTGTATCAg actctaaaagtaaaaataaaagaagttcTTGAGcaagaaaaaattgttttatttatgaagGGAACACCAGAAAAACCTTTATGTGGATTTAGTgcaaat gtGGTTCGTATACTGAACAGTATGAATGTGAaagattatatttatattgacGTCATGAAGAATAATAACCTGCGCGAAGCTATAAAGATTTATAGTAACTGGCCGTATATTCCCcatttgtatataaacaACAATTTCATTGGAGGTTACGATATAATTGCAGATTTGTACAACAAAGGAGAGTTAGCTGATATAATCAAATGA